In the Arthrobacter sp. CDRTa11 genome, CATGGACGAAGGAGTGCAGCGGCAGCCGCGGACAGGTTTTGTCCTGCCTTTATGCGGCGGCTCACTATGGCCGTGTTTTCCGTCCAACTAGTTGCAGTTCCGATGGCCCATGCGGCGGATTCTCCCCCGGGACCAGCATGGATCCCCGCACAGGAACTATCGCTGCCAGCGGATCCAGCAGCTTCAGTGGCTTGGGGTTCCACCGCCAGAGAAACGGACCAACCGGTGCCGGCCGCGGACCTTCAGCCCGGCTGGCGGCCCCATACCCCGGTCACCGAGCCTGGCCTCCTGGCAGCGCCTCCGGTCCGCGCCGTACAGGTGGCAACAGGAGCAGGAAACGAGGTGGCGGTACTGTCGGGCGACACCCTCTGGGATATTGCTGCCCGCGAGCTCGGGCCTGCGGCAACCGACGTCGAGGTGGCCCTGCAGTGGCCACGCTGGTACGCGGCGAACAGGGGCGTCATCGGCGAAAATCCGGATGTCCTGCTGCCAGGCCAAATTCTAAAATCACCTTCCGCTGCCTAACCGAAGCGCCCGCGGAGCACCCGCAAATCAACTAAGGGGAAATCATGACTGCAGTAACACCGATCCGCGCCGCACTGGTTACAGAAACCCACACCGAACCCCACCGGCAGCTTCCTGGCCGGCCTGGAGCTCCCCTTCGCCCGCTCGGCCCAGCGGACGAGAATGCCGAGGTGAGGGCCATCGCGCGAAGCACAGTCCAGGCGGCGATGGAGGTTCTGGCAGGAATCAGGCCTGTCCAGCAACTGGCGCGAAGGCTGGATCCCCGCTGTCTGGCTGCCCTGCAGCACCGCGCCTCGCTCATCCGCCGGGAACTCGCGCGCTCCCCGTCCCCCGCGCTGGCACGGCTCCATCAGAACTCGCTGGTTCGGTCCGTCCGTGTCTGCGAGGTGGCACCCGGCATTTATGAGGCCAGCGCCGTGGTGGTTGACGATGTGCGGGCCCGGGCGGTAGCCGTCCGGCTGGAACGGAGCAAGCAGGTTTGGCGCGTGACGGAACTCGTCGTTGGCTGACTTTCCAGCGGCCAACCTCCCTCTCAAAACCGAGAGAGGCAGGGCCGGAACTGGAAGTCCCGGCCCTGCCTCTGATTCAACGTGTACTGCTGCTCATTTTTGGCAACGCATCACCATGCCCGTGCAAACTGTCAGCGGCGCTTTTTCTTGCCAGGGCGTTTGGGGGCATCCTGGGTGGCAGCCTTTGCCGGGTTTCCGGAACGCGATGATGAGCGGCTCTCCACCCTGGTCTGGGTTGCGCCGTCCTCGCCCGGTGCGGTGTACTGCAGCTGCGCCGGCTTTTCCGGAGCTTCCAGGCCCGCTGCCCTGATCTGTGGCTCAACGTGCTCGGTGTGTCCGCCGGCGGCATCGGCCACCACAACATCCTGGGCGGGAGTGACCTCCACTTCAAGGTTGAACAGGAACCCAACACTTTCCTCGCGGATCGCCTCCATCATGCTCTGGAACATGGTGAAACCTTCACGCTGGTACTCAACCAGCGGGTCACGCTGTGCCATGGCACGCAGGCCAATGCCTTCCTTCAGGTAGTCCATCTCGTAGAGATGTTCCTGCCACTTGCGGCCAATGACGGACAGCACAACACGACGCTCAAGCTCCCGCATGCTTTCCGAGCCGATGGCCTCCTCACGCGCCTGGTAGACCAGACGCGCGTCGGAGAGCAGTTCCTCCTTGAGCAACTCCACTGTGAGACGCGACTTTCCGCCGGCCTCCTCAATGATCTCCTCGGGAGTAACGCTCACCGGGTAGAGCGTCTTGAGATTCGTCCACAGCTGGTTGTAGTCCCAGTCATCGCCGTTGCCCTCGGCGGTGGCGGCATCAATCAGGGCAGTGATGGTGTCTTCCACAAAGAACTGCACCTTCTCGTGCAGGTCATCGCCTTCAAGAATCCGGCGGCGGTCGCCGTAAATGGCTTCGCGCTGGCGGTTCAGGACGTCGTCGTACTTCAGGACATTCTTGCGCTGCTCAGCATTGCGGCCTTCCACCTGCCCTTGCGCAGACGCGATGGCCCGGGAGACAAGCTTGGATTCGAGTGCAACATCATCAGGCACTGAGCTGTTCATCAGGCGTTCCGCGGCGCCGGAGTTGAAGAGCCGCATCAAATCGTCGGTCAGAGAGAGGTAGAAACGGGATTCACCCGGGTCACCCTGGCGTCCGGAGCGGCCCCGGAGCTGGTTGTCGATACGGCGGGACTCGTGCCGCTCCGTACCCAGGACGTAGAGTCCGCCCAGGTCCAGAACTTCCTCATGCTCGTCCTTGACTGACTGCTTGGCAGCTTCCAGGGCGGCAGGCCACGCGGCCTCATACTCCTCCGAGTTTTCCTCGGGATCCAGCCCGCGCTTGGCGAGTTCGGCAACTGCTGTAAATTCCGCGTTGCCGCCGAGCATGATGTCCGTGCCTCGCCCGGCCATGTTGGTGGCGACGGTGACTGCGCCCTTGCGCCCCGCCTGCGCCACGATGGCAGCTTCACGCGCATGGTTCTTGGCGTTCAGCACCTCGTGCCGGATGCCTTCCTTGGAGAGCAGCTTGGAGAGGTATTCACTCTTCTCCACGCTTGTGGTGCCCACCAGGACCGGCTGTCCCTTTTCGTGCCGTTCGGCGATGTCCTTCACGACGGCGTCGAACTTTACCGTTTCGTTCTTGAACACGAGGTCGGACTTGTCAATCCGCTGCATGTCACGGTTGGTGGGGATCGCCACAACCCCGAGCTTGTACGTACCCATGAACTCGGCGGCCTCGGTTTCGGCTGTACCGGTCATGCCTGCCAGTTTGTCGTACATGCGGAAGTAGTTCTGCAGCGTCACTGTGGCCAAGGTCTGGTTTTCGGCCTTGATCTCGACGCCTTCCTTGGCCTCGATTGCCTGGTGCATGCCCTCGTTATAGCGCCGGCCGGCAAGGATGCGGCCTGTGTGTTCGTCCACAATCAGGACTTCGCCGTCCAGGATGACGTAGTCCTTGTCCCGCTTGAAGAGTTCCTTCGCCTTGATGGCGTTGTTCAGGAATCCGATGAGCGGAGTGTTCGCTGACTCGTACAGATTCTGGATGCCCAGGTAGTCCTCGACTTTTTCAATGCCGGTTTCAAGAACGCCCACGGTGCGCTTCTTTTCGTCGACCTCGTAGTCCTGGCCGGTCTGGAGCCGCAGCACTACCTTTGCGAATTCGCTATACCAGCGGTTGGTGTCCCCTTGGGCCGGCCCGGAGATGATGAGCGGCGTGCGGGCCTCGTCAATCAGGATGGAGTCCACCTCATCCACGATGGCAAAGTGGTGTCCGCGCTGGACAAGCTCGGACTGGTCCCACGCCATGTTGTCGCGGAGGTAGTCAAAGCCGAACTCGTTGTTGGTGCCGTAGGTGATGTCGGCGGCATACTGTTCCCGGCGGACTGAAGGGTCCTGATTGGACAGGATGCAGCCACTGGTAAGCCCCAGGAAGCGATAGACGCGGCCCATGAGGTCGGACTGGTATTCGGCCAGGTAGTCGTTCACCGTCACCACGTGAACGCCGTTTCCAGTCAATGCATTGAGGTAAGCGGGAGCAGTTGCGACAAGCGTCTTGCCTTCACCGGTCTTCATCTCGGCAATGTTGCCCAGGTGAAGGGCCGCGCCACCCATCAGCTGGACATCGAAGTGGCGCATGCCAAGGGTTCGGGATGAAGCTTCACGTACGGCCGCAAAGGCTTCCGGCAGGAGGTCGTCGAGCTTCTCGCCATCCCGGTGTCGTTCACGGAGGCGGTCCGTTTCTTCACGGAGTTCAGCGTCGCTGAATGTCTTGAGGGAGTCTTCGAGAGCATTGATGGAGTCGGCATAGTTCCGCAGTTGCCGCAGGGTTTTTTTGTCTCCCGTGCGGAGAAGTTTTTCGATAAGTGATGCCACGTGAAGATGCTCCCAGTCCTATGCTGCCGAATTCTGGCGTTTTTAGTCTACGGGAGAGACGCAGGCCACGGCGCCTGTGTTCCCTCATAGCGGATACCCTCTTCATCCCTTCCGGCTGCCTGCGCGAGGCCCGCCGCAAGGTCCCCTCTGGGGTATACCACCACCTTCCGGAGACCCAGCCATTCGGCCATCAGGTGCAGTTCGGCGGCAAGTTCGACGGCCGTATCCGGAGGGGCGTCGGGCTCGGCGTAAGCGGACTTGGCAAGCAGGTGTCCCGAAGCCCGGTCCGCTTTCAAGTCAACCCGGGCAACCAATTTATCGCGCAGAAGGAAAGGAAGGACATAGTAGCCGAAGCGCCTTTTGTGTTCCGGGGTGTAAATCTCGATGCGGTAGTGGAAACCGAACAACTCCTCAAGCCTGCGCCGCTCAAAGACCAGTGAATCGAAGGGACTCAACAATGCCCGCCCGGAGGCCCTGCGTGGACGCCTTGCCTCCGCATGCAGGAACACTTCCCTGTTCCAGCCGGCCACTGTGACCGGCTCAAGGCGCCCGGTTTCAACGAGATGCTCCACCGAACCGGCAGCAGCCTTGACCGGGACACGGAAGTAGTCGGCAAAGCAGCGCACGGTCCCAATACCATGCGCCTGGGCCGCCGCATCGATGAGCCGGTGCATGGCGGCCACCGGGTCAGCAAACTCATTGTCGCGGTCCACCAATGCCGGCAACACGCGCTCGGTCAGCGCGTATCGGCGCTCAAACTGTTCGGTTCTGGAAGCCGCGGATACCAGGCCCTCCTCAAAGAGATGCTCAAGGACCCGTTTGACGGCGTTCCAATTCCAGCCCCAGTTATCGTTCTTCCTGTCCTCCACGTGTCCGATCCTGGCGGTCAGTTCACTGGCCGTCATGGGCCGCCCACTGGACAGGGCCTGGAGGATCTTCCCCGCCACGCCCTCGCGCAGTTCCTGCTCCATACCCGAGGCGCCGACCCATTTGCGTTTCTGCCAGAGGACCAGATCCTGGAAATGGTCCGGACGGATATAGCTGGCTTCGTGGGCCCAGTACTCCATCATCCGCCGGGGATGGGTTCCTGACATCCGCTGCAGAATATGCCGGTCGTAGTTGCCTAATCGCGAAAAGAAGGGAAGGAAGTGGCTTCGGGACAACACATTGACGGAATCGATCTGAACCAGCTGGAGCTTGGCAAAGGTACGGCCCACCGTCCGTGAAGTCACGGGTCCGGCGGGCCGTCCTTTGTCGAGTCCCTGGGCTGCCAGAGCGATCCGCCGGGCCTGGTCAAGGCTCAGCGTCGCTCCCACATCAGTCCTCTCGTTGGATGGTCTTCACCACCCTAAACGTTTGCTGCCTCATCCTTGGAGCGGTAGGCAATGATCTTCTCTTCAATCGGGGTTTCGCCCGGTTCGCATTCGTGGTCCAGGGTGATAACCCCGTACGTCCAGCCACGGCGCCGGTAAACGACGGAGGGTGTGTTGGTGTCCTTGTCCACAAACAGGTAGAAGTCGTGGCCAACCAATTCCATATTGTCCACGGCGTCATCCAGTGTCAGGGAAGCGGCGGGAAAGACCTTGCGCCTGATCAGTACCGGAGAGTCCCCAGCCGGAATGTCATTATCAACGTCGTAGGGCGAGCGTTCGGCCGGCGCGGCCACGGGTTCGTTCCGGTGGCTGGCCTCGGCATAAATGGGTTCATGGGCGCTCGCGGGTTCCAGGGATGCAGTGGCTTCGCGCACTGCCTTGGGAGTGTGCCGTCCGTGGTGGACCTTCTTGCGGTCCTTCGCGCGGCGAAGCCGCTCAAGCAGCTTATTGTAGGCAAGATCAAATGCAGCAAACTTGTCTGCTGCGCTGGCTTCGGCACGGATTACCGGTCCCCGGCCCAGGACAGTCACTTCAACGGTGAGCTGGTCCCCGGTCTGGCGTGCATTCGTTTCCTTGGAAACTTTCGCGTCCACCCGCTGGACCTTGTCGCCCAGCGATTCGATCTTGGAGATCTTCTCGCCGGCGTATTCGCGGAAGCGGTCTGAGACCGTCAGATTTCGTCCGCTGATCATAAACTCCATGGTGCCCTCCAAATGACTTCGGTGACACGACGACGGCACTTCCTAGGGCCGATCTGCTTGACAGTCGAGCCCCTTTCCGAGCCGCCATCGAAAGGTACAACTGTTCTTGGTACCCACAACCGACGTTAGTTCATAGCCACACGTTATTCATCCTTTCTTGGTTTATTTTTTTCTAAGTCGTCAGCCTCCAGGCCTGTACTCGCCGGAAGCTTCGGTGGTGCTGCCGGAATCTGGCGGGCGTGTCGCCGCGAGGACCACTGCCCCTGCCACGAGTGCCCCTGCCAGGTGCAATGCGCGGGCTGCTTCAGCAAGTGTCGCACCCGTGGTGAGGACGTCGTCCACGATGATGCATCGGCGGCCGGCTACCCGTCCCCGTTGCCGTCCGCTCACCTTCATGGAGCCCCGCACACGCCTCGCCCTGGCGCCTCGGCCCAGTCCTTTTTGGCCACCTGAAAGCTGCCCCAGAGCGACCGGTTGCCTTGACTTCCTCAGTACGTCAAGAACGGGAGGTCCAACGGTGGCCCTTCCCTGGATCAGGGTGCCAAGGAGCAGATGCACGGGACTGAACCCGCGCTTAACGAACGCCCGCGTACTGCTTGGAACGGGGACCAGGAAGACGCCATCGAGATCTCCCGCTGCTGATACCACGGCGCCATCCAGCGCCTTTGCCAGCACATGCTTGAGCTGCCGCTGTCCATGTCTTTTGAAGGAAAGGACCGCCTGGGCAAGCTCGTCCCGGTATACGCCTGCGGCGACCACCGGGAGGCGGATCCCGCCGTCGACGTCCATCAGCGCCGGCGCCTGGCTCTCGGCCCGGAACGGGCTTGCTGTCAGTATCCTGACCTGCCGTTCGCAGGCAACGCAGAGGGCCAGATCTTCGGCTCCGCAACACACGCAGTCCACGGGAACTGCAAGAGCCAGCAGCTCGGCCGCGGCAGCGCCGAATTGGTCAGCAATCCTCGGCAGCAGGCGTTGGTACCCGCCCCGGTGCCTGGCTGACCAGCGCGGAGCAGGGAGGAGGTCCGGATCGGCCGAAACCGGGCGGGGGCGGGGCCGGCTGTTTGTTTGTTCGGAGGTCACACGCCCAATACTTGCCGCGCTGCAGGTATAGGCAAAGCATGCGGCAAGGCTATGTGGACAGCAGCGCCTACCTGGGAAGACAAAAGCCCTAACCCGGGAAGGAGGGGTCCACAGGGCCCTTCAGCTGGGGCGACCAACCGTTGCCCAGCCGCTGGAATATTCCTTCAGCGGACTGACCATAGATCTCCTCAGGCCCGTTGCCCGCGCTGAGTCCTACAAGCCCGGGCCACGGCGCCAGCTGCTGCGGCTGCCCCGACAAGAGGGACAGCAGCTCCGGCGAGACGTTGGCGGCGGCCGACCCCTTCATCACGGCCACCATGGTGTCACTGACCCAGACCCCCTGGTCCGGCTCGCTCCCAGTGGCGAGGGTGATCGGTGAGGTCAGTTCCCGTGGTGTTCCGTCGGCATTGCGAATGATCCCTGCAACCTGCACCCGGGTCTTACCGTTCTGCTCGGAGATCACCAGTGCCCGTACGCCTTCGCGGGATACCCTGAAGTCTTTCACTGTCCGTCCGGCGAGCCAGGAAGGGGCCAGCGTGACAGTGGGGACATCAGCCCCTTCGGCCACGCCTGTGGGCCGGTATGCCACAACTTCAGTCCCGCCCACGGCCCCAGGCCCGGCTGACCACACCCAGTCGTGGAGGCTGAACGACGGGTGTGTCAGCGTGCTGCGGGTGGTCAGGGCCCTGGCAGGCTGTCCAGGAACCATGCTGTAGAGCGTGGTCCGGCTTTCGTTCAAAAACGCCACCGTCTGCGAAACCGGGGACTCCGCCGGGAAACGGGGTCCGAGCGCCGATACCGTTTGCATGTCCGGCAGCGGGGAGACACGGTTGTTCTCATAGCGGACCAGTTCGTTCCCGCTGATGGCTATCTGGCGGGCGGGCACATTCTTGTTCTGCACAGGCGGCAGCACGGAACCGTTGTCCTCCACCCGGACAAGGTCCTGGTTGGCACGCAGTTCAACGTTGACTACATCCGGCTGCGTCCTGAATGTCAGGGCGAGCTGAGTCTGCATCCGGAGCCTGTCCTCTGTGGACGCCTCCGTGAGCTCCTTGGGGCTGAGGTCCACCTGGGCGGCCCCGGAAACCACCGGTACCGACTCCCGGGCAAGTTTGATGCCGGACGGGAAGGCGCTCACGACGGCGCCCCGGAGGTAGGGAGCCGGGCCGGCGAGGAGGGCGCTGGTCATTGCCTTGACGGTTTTGTTCTTGATGAACCAGCGGACGTCGGGAACTGCGTAGGTGAAGCTGGGATCGTAGAAGTAAATGGGGTAGGCGCCGTAAATGACCTTGAACGTTTCTTCTGGAATGGCGGTGCCGTCCGGAATGGCTGAAATCCGCCACTCCCCGTCAACCTGGGTGACCGTCGCCGGTATGTTTTCCGTGGTGCCTTCCGGACTCTGGGTTGCGATGCCGTCCGCGTCCACGGTGTAGGCCACGTCGAGCTCATAGTTGTAGACATTTTCGACGCCGGTGGGAACTACCCGGGCTGCCCGGTAAACAAGGGCACGCTGGTCAGGTTTCCATGCCACGGAGGATGCCTGCGTGAGGTACTCACGGGCTACCGCATAGTCGTCCTCATAGCCGCTGCCGGCCCGGTAAAAGTCCTCAATGATGGTCTCGGGAGCGGCCCCGGGCTGCGGTGCGGCCGGAAGGAATACCGGGGCATTCAGGTTCCCCGCGCTTCCCTCGCTGCTTTTTCCCACCGGACCGGACGTGGGTATTCGGGCGCATGAGCCCAGCAGGAGCACCAGAACCAGCAGGGCCACCAGGGCCTGGTGCCGCTTGGCCCCGCGTTTGCCGTCGACGGTGGGGTTTCCTGTCATGGCATGTCCTTGGGACCGGCGGTGAGTGCTGGCCGCTGTGCTGCCGGCTCATGGCCATCTGCCTGCGGTGTCCCGGTGCGGGACTCATCGGCGGTTGGTATGGATCCGCCGGGTTCTGCGGATCCCGGGACGGCACCAGGGGCTGGTGGGGCAGCCAGGGCTGGCGCGGCAGCAGTGGAACCTGGATCCAGGACCAGCACGTCCCTCTCTTGCGCCACACCCGGCAGGACTATGTCTTCCGGTTCCAGCTGCACAGGGGACTTGTCAATTTCCTCGCCCTGCCGGAGGGGAACTGTGAGCCGGAAGTTGGCTCCCTTGCCTTTGTTGCCCCAGGCCTGCAGCCAGCCGTTATGGAGTTTGGTGTCCTCCATGGCGATGGACAAACCCAGGCCGCTTCCGCCCGTGGTTCGGGCCCGGGCCGGGTCCGCCCGCCAGAACCTGTCGAAAACGCGGGCCGCCTCGGCTGGGGCCATCCCGATGCCGTGGTCCCGGACGGCAATCCCGACGGCGGTCTGGTTGGCTGCCACTGTGACGTTGACTGGCCTGCCTTCTCCGTGTTCCACGGCATTGAGGATCAGGTTCCGCAGGATCCTGTCGATCCGGCGGGCGTCCATTTCCACGACGATGCCCCCGGCCGGTGCACTGAGGGTGATTTCGGATCCGTATTGAGCCGCCACCGGTGCCGCTCCTTCGATAACGTGGGCAACGACCTGCAGGATATCCTCCGGTTCAGCGTCGAGCATGGCCACGCCGGCATCAAAGCGCGAGATCTCGAGCAGGTCTGACAAGAGGGACTGGAACCGTTCCACCTGGTTATAGAGGAGTTCAGCGGAGCGCTTGTTGATGGGGTCGAAATCGTGGCGGGCGTCATACAGCACCTCGGCCGCCATCCTCACAGTGGTCAGCGGAGTACGAAGCTCATGGGATACGTCCGACACAAAGCGCTGTTGCATCTGGGACAGCGTGGCCAGCTGGGTGATCTGCTCCTGGAGGCTGGCGGCCATATGGTTGAACGACGCTCCCAGGCGGGCCACTTCATCTTCGCCCTTGACCACCATTCGCTCCTGCAACTGCCCGGCGGCCAGTTTTTCTGACACCAGGGCGGCGTGGCTGACCGGGCTGACAACGTTCCGTGTGACGTACCAGGCGATGGCCCCGATCATGAGCACCAGCACGGCGCCGCCGGCCCACAGCACACTCTGGATTTCGTCGAGGGTCTGCTGGGCGGTGTTGAGATCGTAAATCAGGTAGAGCTCGTAGACCGTGCCGTTGAAGGTCACTTTGTTTCCCACAGCGATTCCGGGCCGGTCCTCGGCGCCTACCGGGATGACGGTGGATGCCCAGTACTGGTCTTTCCCTGACTCCTGGACCGCTTTCCGCAGTTCCGGCGGGATGACGCTGACCGTGAGCTGATCGGAGGCCCGGGATTCAACCCAGCGGTTCCGCGGCTTGGTCTGCTGCGGCATGGCCTCGAAGACATACCGCCGCTGGATGACGTCGCCGCGTCCCTCGACTGCGGTCAGGGTGTCGTAGACCAGGGTGATCACACTGGACTGGTCAGTGACTTGGGCGCCGTCGAAAGTGTCCTGGACCTGCTTGACGTTATAACGGGTTTCGGACTCGGCCTGGGTCAGGCGCTCCTGGAAGAGGTTGTTGGCAATCTGGTTGGACAGGTAAGCACCCACTACGGCAAATGACGTGACGGCCAGCAACAGCGTGGTCAGGACGGTGCGGAACTGCAGTGACCGGCGCCAGCGGCGGTGAAGTGATCTCGCCAGGTAGCGGACAGCGGGGAACAGGCGGCTGAGGCCAAACCGGACAAGGCGCGCTACCCGAAGGCTGACGATGAGCGTCCGGCGCTTCCAAATGCGGGCACGGAAAGGCAATCCGGACAGCCCTGCGGCCGCAAGCGCATCAGTGTGTTCCGGAGCGTTGTGGTGCT is a window encoding:
- a CDS encoding LysM peptidoglycan-binding domain-containing protein; this encodes MAASILLLGVFLALTGAGLLEQWRASAAHRQAADVDDFIGLLATATGLGIVAWWMLSILVATAGAILERHGRRSAAAAADRFCPAFMRRLTMAVFSVQLVAVPMAHAADSPPGPAWIPAQELSLPADPAASVAWGSTARETDQPVPAADLQPGWRPHTPVTEPGLLAAPPVRAVQVATGAGNEVAVLSGDTLWDIAARELGPAATDVEVALQWPRWYAANRGVIGENPDVLLPGQILKSPSAA
- a CDS encoding Rv3235 family protein, which gives rise to MTAVTPIRAALVTETHTEPHRQLPGRPGAPLRPLGPADENAEVRAIARSTVQAAMEVLAGIRPVQQLARRLDPRCLAALQHRASLIRRELARSPSPALARLHQNSLVRSVRVCEVAPGIYEASAVVVDDVRARAVAVRLERSKQVWRVTELVVG
- the secA gene encoding preprotein translocase subunit SecA; the protein is MASLIEKLLRTGDKKTLRQLRNYADSINALEDSLKTFSDAELREETDRLRERHRDGEKLDDLLPEAFAAVREASSRTLGMRHFDVQLMGGAALHLGNIAEMKTGEGKTLVATAPAYLNALTGNGVHVVTVNDYLAEYQSDLMGRVYRFLGLTSGCILSNQDPSVRREQYAADITYGTNNEFGFDYLRDNMAWDQSELVQRGHHFAIVDEVDSILIDEARTPLIISGPAQGDTNRWYSEFAKVVLRLQTGQDYEVDEKKRTVGVLETGIEKVEDYLGIQNLYESANTPLIGFLNNAIKAKELFKRDKDYVILDGEVLIVDEHTGRILAGRRYNEGMHQAIEAKEGVEIKAENQTLATVTLQNYFRMYDKLAGMTGTAETEAAEFMGTYKLGVVAIPTNRDMQRIDKSDLVFKNETVKFDAVVKDIAERHEKGQPVLVGTTSVEKSEYLSKLLSKEGIRHEVLNAKNHAREAAIVAQAGRKGAVTVATNMAGRGTDIMLGGNAEFTAVAELAKRGLDPEENSEEYEAAWPAALEAAKQSVKDEHEEVLDLGGLYVLGTERHESRRIDNQLRGRSGRQGDPGESRFYLSLTDDLMRLFNSGAAERLMNSSVPDDVALESKLVSRAIASAQGQVEGRNAEQRKNVLKYDDVLNRQREAIYGDRRRILEGDDLHEKVQFFVEDTITALIDAATAEGNGDDWDYNQLWTNLKTLYPVSVTPEEIIEEAGGKSRLTVELLKEELLSDARLVYQAREEAIGSESMRELERRVVLSVIGRKWQEHLYEMDYLKEGIGLRAMAQRDPLVEYQREGFTMFQSMMEAIREESVGFLFNLEVEVTPAQDVVVADAAGGHTEHVEPQIRAAGLEAPEKPAQLQYTAPGEDGATQTRVESRSSSRSGNPAKAATQDAPKRPGKKKRR
- a CDS encoding winged helix-turn-helix domain-containing protein, whose translation is MGATLSLDQARRIALAAQGLDKGRPAGPVTSRTVGRTFAKLQLVQIDSVNVLSRSHFLPFFSRLGNYDRHILQRMSGTHPRRMMEYWAHEASYIRPDHFQDLVLWQKRKWVGASGMEQELREGVAGKILQALSSGRPMTASELTARIGHVEDRKNDNWGWNWNAVKRVLEHLFEEGLVSAASRTEQFERRYALTERVLPALVDRDNEFADPVAAMHRLIDAAAQAHGIGTVRCFADYFRVPVKAAAGSVEHLVETGRLEPVTVAGWNREVFLHAEARRPRRASGRALLSPFDSLVFERRRLEELFGFHYRIEIYTPEHKRRFGYYVLPFLLRDKLVARVDLKADRASGHLLAKSAYAEPDAPPDTAVELAAELHLMAEWLGLRKVVVYPRGDLAAGLAQAAGRDEEGIRYEGTQAPWPASLP
- the hpf gene encoding ribosome hibernation-promoting factor, HPF/YfiA family, giving the protein MEFMISGRNLTVSDRFREYAGEKISKIESLGDKVQRVDAKVSKETNARQTGDQLTVEVTVLGRGPVIRAEASAADKFAAFDLAYNKLLERLRRAKDRKKVHHGRHTPKAVREATASLEPASAHEPIYAEASHRNEPVAAPAERSPYDVDNDIPAGDSPVLIRRKVFPAASLTLDDAVDNMELVGHDFYLFVDKDTNTPSVVYRRRGWTYGVITLDHECEPGETPIEEKIIAYRSKDEAANV
- a CDS encoding ComF family protein — protein: MTSEQTNSRPRPRPVSADPDLLPAPRWSARHRGGYQRLLPRIADQFGAAAAELLALAVPVDCVCCGAEDLALCVACERQVRILTASPFRAESQAPALMDVDGGIRLPVVAAGVYRDELAQAVLSFKRHGQRQLKHVLAKALDGAVVSAAGDLDGVFLVPVPSSTRAFVKRGFSPVHLLLGTLIQGRATVGPPVLDVLRKSRQPVALGQLSGGQKGLGRGARARRVRGSMKVSGRQRGRVAGRRCIIVDDVLTTGATLAEAARALHLAGALVAGAVVLAATRPPDSGSTTEASGEYRPGG
- a CDS encoding LpqB family beta-propeller domain-containing protein translates to MTGNPTVDGKRGAKRHQALVALLVLVLLLGSCARIPTSGPVGKSSEGSAGNLNAPVFLPAAPQPGAAPETIIEDFYRAGSGYEDDYAVAREYLTQASSVAWKPDQRALVYRAARVVPTGVENVYNYELDVAYTVDADGIATQSPEGTTENIPATVTQVDGEWRISAIPDGTAIPEETFKVIYGAYPIYFYDPSFTYAVPDVRWFIKNKTVKAMTSALLAGPAPYLRGAVVSAFPSGIKLARESVPVVSGAAQVDLSPKELTEASTEDRLRMQTQLALTFRTQPDVVNVELRANQDLVRVEDNGSVLPPVQNKNVPARQIAISGNELVRYENNRVSPLPDMQTVSALGPRFPAESPVSQTVAFLNESRTTLYSMVPGQPARALTTRSTLTHPSFSLHDWVWSAGPGAVGGTEVVAYRPTGVAEGADVPTVTLAPSWLAGRTVKDFRVSREGVRALVISEQNGKTRVQVAGIIRNADGTPRELTSPITLATGSEPDQGVWVSDTMVAVMKGSAAANVSPELLSLLSGQPQQLAPWPGLVGLSAGNGPEEIYGQSAEGIFQRLGNGWSPQLKGPVDPSFPG
- the mtrB gene encoding MtrAB system histidine kinase MtrB; this encodes MPFRARIWKRRTLIVSLRVARLVRFGLSRLFPAVRYLARSLHRRWRRSLQFRTVLTTLLLAVTSFAVVGAYLSNQIANNLFQERLTQAESETRYNVKQVQDTFDGAQVTDQSSVITLVYDTLTAVEGRGDVIQRRYVFEAMPQQTKPRNRWVESRASDQLTVSVIPPELRKAVQESGKDQYWASTVIPVGAEDRPGIAVGNKVTFNGTVYELYLIYDLNTAQQTLDEIQSVLWAGGAVLVLMIGAIAWYVTRNVVSPVSHAALVSEKLAAGQLQERMVVKGEDEVARLGASFNHMAASLQEQITQLATLSQMQQRFVSDVSHELRTPLTTVRMAAEVLYDARHDFDPINKRSAELLYNQVERFQSLLSDLLEISRFDAGVAMLDAEPEDILQVVAHVIEGAAPVAAQYGSEITLSAPAGGIVVEMDARRIDRILRNLILNAVEHGEGRPVNVTVAANQTAVGIAVRDHGIGMAPAEAARVFDRFWRADPARARTTGGSGLGLSIAMEDTKLHNGWLQAWGNKGKGANFRLTVPLRQGEEIDKSPVQLEPEDIVLPGVAQERDVLVLDPGSTAAAPALAAPPAPGAVPGSAEPGGSIPTADESRTGTPQADGHEPAAQRPALTAGPKDMP